A segment of the Pseudoalteromonas piscicida genome:
GTGTGGATTCGATGAAAGCGGTGCGGATCTCAGGGGAGTTAATGGAAGTACACGAGCTAGATCTTGAGCCTACGGTACTTTACGAATATCCCTCAATTCGCGAACTAGCCCAGTACTTAAGTCAGTTTAGTACGCTTACTCAAGCTCTAGGACAGACAGAGCTTAACGAGTCGAAAGGTACTGAGCAAGCGAATAAGACGCAAGCCTCTCGCCGAACTGCACATATTGCGGATACAGATATTGCCGTGATTGGCATGGCCTGTCGTTATCCTTCAGCAAATGGGCTTGAGGCATTTTGGCAGTTGTTAAGCCAGCAGGGCGATGGCATCACCACGCCAGATCCTAAGCGCCAGCAGCTTTGCCCTAACCTTGAAGCCGACCGTCTCGGTGGTTATCTAGAGAATGTCGATGAGTTTGACGCTGCATTATTCGGCATCTCGCCACTCGAAGCTAAGCATATCGACCCACAGCATAGGTTATTGCTCCAAACGACTTATCACGCCATACAGCATGCTGGTTACCAACCCGCCACGCTCGCAGGTAGCGATATTGGCGTGTATGTTGGTATATCGCAAAATGACTACTTTTTATTGTCGCAACAACAGCAAAAAAGTACCGCGTATTTAGGCACGGGTACAGCGCTGAGCATTGCTGCAAACCGCATTTCTTATAGCTTTAATTTTACCGGCCCAAGTGTGGCAATTGATACGGCGTGCTCGTCATCGCTGGTGGCACTTCATCATGCAATTCAAGCACTAAGAAATGGGGAAACGAACGCGGCATTGGTGGCGGGCGTTAATCTTATTCTGAGCGATGATGTGACTAAGGCCTGTGAAAACGCACAAATGTTGGCAGCAGACGGCCATTGCAAAACTTTTTCACAGGCAGCGGATGGCTATGTGCGAAGTGAAGGCGTTGGGGTGGTGATGCTAAAGCCGCTACAACAAGCCATGGCAGACAACGACCCGATTGTTGGTGTACTCAAAGGCAGCGCAATTAATCAAGACGGCCGCAGCAATGGTATTACTGCGCCAAATAGTGCCGCGCAACAGGCAGTGATCAATGCAGCCCTTGGTAATGCCAAGATGCAGGCGGGAGATATCCACTATGTGGAAACCTATGGCACGGGTACGGAGCTTGGCGATCCTATCGAGATCACTGGGTTAAACCGCACGTATGGAGAACACCATAGTCGTCATAATCCGGTTATTCTCGGTGCGGTAAAAGCGAATATTGGCCACCTTGAGTCCGGCGCGGGTATTGCTGGACTTATCAAAACGCTACTGTGTTTACAGCATGGGCAAATTCCTGCGCAGCGTTATAGTGAGGTGTTAAATCCGCATATTCCATGGCAAAAACTTCCGTTTATGGTGCCGCAAAGCATGCAGACATGGCCTGTACAACAGGGGGGAATAAGAGCCGCTGGATTAAGCTCTTTTGGTTTTGGTGGTACTAATGCACATGTGATCTGCGCACAGGCTCCAGCGCCTAAACCCGACACACAAGCTGAAGTAACACCGCCTTCGTTTTATCTATTGCCTCTCGCTGCTAAATCGAAAGCTGCATTGCAGCATCTTGCTGGTCACTATAGTGAACGATTGTCGAGTCTGACTCCTCAAGCGTTTGATGACTTTTGTGCACAAAATGCCGAGCAAGTGCCGCTTAAGGGGGTGCATAAAACGTTTAGTGGTGTGAGTAGAGAAACACTTATTTCGCAACTGAATACTTCTATTATTGCCGAACCGTCCTCGGTAAATGCTGCGCCAGAAGTTGTGTTTTTGTTCACCGGACAAGGTTCGCAATACCCCTTGATGGCTCACTCTTTATATCAACACCATGAAGTGTTTCGTAGCCAGTTAGATGACATTGACAGTTTGGTTGGCGAGCGCTTTGGTGCACGCCTGTTGGATGTGTTATTCGATGAAAAGTATAGTGAACTACTGGCGCAAACGCGTTGGACGCAAGTGAGCTTGTTTGCCGTTGAGTACAGTGTGGCAAAATTATTGATGCATTATGGGGTGAAGCCATCCCAGCTGCTCAGTCATAGCGTTGGTGAATATGCGGCTGCTTGTATTGCTGGCGTGTTTTCGCTTCGTGATGGCGTTGAGTTGATAGCGGCGCGTGGTCAACTAATGCATGCATTACCGATAAAAGGCAGCATGATCGCCGCAAGATGTGATGAAATAACCGCACGCAATTGCTTGAGTGAGTATCAAGGGCAAGTGGTGATCTCAGCCTTCCATGGTGAGGCTGGGGTAGTATTCTCCGGTGCTGATGAAGCAATCACAGCCCTCAGTGACGTACTTGCAGTACAGCAAATTAAAGTAAAAGCGCTGCATACGGCAAACGCTTTCCACTCTCCATTGATGACTCCCATGTTAGACGCCTTTAGGGAAGTCGCTGAGCAGGTGAGATTTCAACAGCCTCGGCTGCCTTTTGTTTCATCCATGACAGGACATGTAGAGAGCGCACGTATCGCAAAAGCTGAATATTGGGTTGAGCAAATTATGGCACCGGTTCGCTTTGTTGACTGTGTAACTGCTCTGGAGTCACTAGAGCATGGCTTCGCGATTGAGCTTGGTCCCAAACCTATTTTGAGTGGCTTACTGCAAGAAAACAGTAATAACAAAGCGCTCAATTATGCCCATGTATTGCACCCCAAAGGCGATGACAGCATGAAGTTCGCCGAGTGTTTAGGCACATACCTCGATTTAGGCGGGGCGCTCGAATGGCAACAGGTGTATGGCAATCGCCCGAGCGCTAGAGTGAGTTTGCCGCAATATCCATTTGATTGCAGTTCATACTGGATTTTTGGTACTGAACAATCACAGCTCGAAGCACAAACAGTGGCAGAAGCGAGTGACCGTGATGCTCAGATCCGCAGCTTTGTGATCAATACCCTAGCGGGACTCTTGTCGATGCCCGCTGATGCTATCCAAACCAACCTTCCGTTGTTAGAAATGGGGGTTGATTCGTTGATGATCATGCAGGCCGTTAGAGTATACGAACGGGAATTCGGTTTAGAGTTTAGTGTTCGTCAATTTTATCAAGAGCTCAGCGATGTCGATAAGTTAGTAGCCTATATTCAACGCCATAGTAACTATCTCAAAGCACCGCAAGGTCCTCAACAAGCGGGCAGTTTGCCATCACCTGTATCGGGCACGACTGATACGCCAAAAGGTAGTGTAGTAGGGGCTGACAATCAGACGCTTGTCGCTATCTATCAGGCGCAATTGCAGGCGGCAAGCACTGTGACCAACGCTGAAGCAAGAGCCGCGTTAGAAGCTGTAGTAGGGCAGCAGTTACGCCATATACAGGGCGTGAAAGTTGAAAACAGTGCAGTTACCTCAACAGCAACCTTGGTATCAAAACCCCATCCAAGCAGAGCCCAATCCGTATTACCTGGGGCACAACAAAAACAAGTGCAGCGTGCCAATAGTAGCCCGGCCATACGCCAACATCTTGCTGCATTGAGTGATGCTTACATTGCGAAAACGCACAGTTCAAAAGCGCTAGTGAGCGAATATCGCGCACGCCTTGCGGATTGCCGTGCTTCGGCGGGTTTCAGACTGTCGAGCAAAGAGCTACTTTATCCGGTGTTTTCTAAGCGCTGTGAAGGCGCATATATCTGGGATATCGATGATAATCGCTATATTGATATCACCATGGACTTTGGTACTAACTTATTTGGTCATAACCCTGACTTTATCAAAAAAGCACTGGCGCAACAGCTTGAAGCCGGGATGCAACTGGGGCTTGCAAGTCCTGATGCGCCTGAGGTTGCTGCACTTATCTGTGAACTGACTGGGCTTGAGCGTGCATCGTTTTGTAACTCTGGTACAGAGGCGGTCATGACGGCGCTACGTTTGGCAAGAACAGTGACTAAGCGCGATAAAATTGTTCAGTTCTCAGGCGCGTACCATGGTCACTATGATGGTACTTTAGCTACTGAGTCGCCAGAGCAAGGCGTAGAGGCAATGTGCGCTGGAGTGCGTTATGGCGCAATCGCCGATAATCTCGTTTTACCTTATGGTGATGATGAGTCGCTAGAGGTTATTACCCGAGAGGCGCAACATATTGCTGCGGTGATTGTTGAGCCGGTACAAAGCCGTCACCCTGAAAATCAACCTTGGGCGTTTTTACGTAAACTACGTATGCTCACTGAAGCACATGGTATTGCCCTTATTTTTGACGAAATGATCACCGGCTTTAGAGCACATCCCGGTGGTGTTCAAGGTTTGATAGGGGTTAAGGCCGATATGGCAACCTATGGCAAAATCGTCGGTGGTGGTATGCCTATCGGTGTGGTCGCGGGGGCCGCTACCTACCTCGATGCCATTGACGGCGGCAATTGGCAATACGGAGATGATTCCTACCCCTTGACCGATACCACCTTCTTTGCTGGGACTTTCTGCAAACATCCAATGACCATGGCAAGTGCCAAAGCAGTGTTGCAAGCTATTCAGTCGCAAGGTCCAGCGTTACAACAAGGGATCAACGACAAAACCGCGGCATTTAAAGCACATCTCAATGCGTTTTTTGAAACCCATGACGTACCCATTCGAATAGAAGCGTTTGCCTCATTATTCCGTTTTCGCTTTTCGCAAAATCTTGATGTGTTCTTTTATGAAATGCTAGAGCGCGGTGTGTTTATCTGGGAAGGACGTAACTGCTTTTTCAGCGCCGCCCATACAGATGAAGACATTGCAGCGGTGATAAACGCAGTTGAAGCCAGTGTACTTAGCTTAAAACGTGCGGGTTATTTTGGTGAAGCGAGCCAAAGTGATGATGCTGCATTTCCACTTAGCCATAGCCAGCAACAGCTATTAGCGATGGCGCTGACCTCAAGCGATGGAGCGAGCGCATATCAATTACAAGCGATATTAAAGCTCTCCGGTAAGCTCGATTTAGCGCGGCTGCAACAAGCTATTACTGCGGTCTGCCGCGACTTCCCAATCTTGCGTTTTAGTGTCGATAGTGATCGCTTAATGCAATATTGCCGAGTGGAAAAAGCCGAGTTGCATGTTGAGCCATGGAACGAAGAAGACCAAGTAACATTGCAAAGGCGGTTATCCGCGCTGCGTTATCAACCGTTTGACTTTGTCAAAGACGCACTTTGTAGAGTGACGCTGTTGAGTGATGGCAAAGCACAGCACTATCTAAGTGTTGTGGCCCATCATGTGATCTGCGATGGGCTTTCACTACAGATGGTGCTGGCAGCAATCGCTGAGCGCTACAATCAGGATGCAAAACAAAATGAGGTGGCAAGCCGAGCTGTCTCCTTTAGTCACTACGTTGATAGCTTGCAGGCATATTCGCATTCACCGGAAGCCGCAAAAAACCAAGCTTTTTGGCACCGGTGCTTAGCGAGTTCAACACCACTTGAGCTGCCAAAATCAACGACGGTGAGCGTGGCTTCATACCAAGTTAATCAGCTCACATTACCCATTTCTTCGAGTGCAATCCGAAACACTGAGAGCCTTGCTCAGTCTTTACGCTGTGGGCAATTTGCGACAATGCTTGCACTTTATTGCTTGTGGCTACACAAGTTAAGCGGCCAGACTGTGATAAGTGTAGGAGTGCCGGTATCGGATAGGCAACGACTGGCATCGCAGTTTGAGCCTGAGTTACTCGACCAAGCGTTACTGGGCTATTGCACCAATATCTTGCCCATTGTGGTTGATATAGCTGGCCTTAGCGCTATCGGTGAGCT
Coding sequences within it:
- a CDS encoding hybrid non-ribosomal peptide synthetase/type I polyketide synthase, yielding MNTNIVTILAGLARTRSQDIAYQYFYDEALPSKTISYQELHERAASIAETLSEYFEPGDRALLLYNSGFEFIEAFFACLYAEIIAVPVYPPKKNQNVDRLRAIIEDAGAKGALTSEKINEIAKPLLDSEPSLAQLALFTTDNIALKSTTQQWPRAQIRGEQLAFLQYTSGSTGTPKGVMVTHDNILDNQALMKEAFGHDSNSSIVSWLPHFHDMGLIFGIMHPIYIGATAALMNPAYFLQKPLRWLKLLSQTKALTSSAPNFAYDLCVDTVKDEDLKDLDLSHWRSALNGAEPVRASTLERFYQKFKVCGLQRESIAPCYGMAETTLFATGGRLLEKPRILRIDATKLQQGKAEQVADEDTVDAFYALDVADEQQPYYAVSSGVSWGEHSIAIVNPESFEACNNGETGEIWVTGPSVAKGYWNNPEATKATFHARIKGADERAYLRTGDLGFILRGELFVTGRAKDVLIFRGKNYYPQDIELTITEASDSLEQNGGAAFSVASNGDEERLVIVQQVKRTALRKLDTEKVLQQITAAIVEHHGITPYDIVLIKPGRIHKTSSGKIQRQENKRSYLTDNFEVIARAREEATPQQAEVSSSSSSLQQIQRLLQELVAQEIDKPARSLDIDAPFLALGVDSMKAVRISGELMEVHELDLEPTVLYEYPSIRELAQYLSQFSTLTQALGQTELNESKGTEQANKTQASRRTAHIADTDIAVIGMACRYPSANGLEAFWQLLSQQGDGITTPDPKRQQLCPNLEADRLGGYLENVDEFDAALFGISPLEAKHIDPQHRLLLQTTYHAIQHAGYQPATLAGSDIGVYVGISQNDYFLLSQQQQKSTAYLGTGTALSIAANRISYSFNFTGPSVAIDTACSSSLVALHHAIQALRNGETNAALVAGVNLILSDDVTKACENAQMLAADGHCKTFSQAADGYVRSEGVGVVMLKPLQQAMADNDPIVGVLKGSAINQDGRSNGITAPNSAAQQAVINAALGNAKMQAGDIHYVETYGTGTELGDPIEITGLNRTYGEHHSRHNPVILGAVKANIGHLESGAGIAGLIKTLLCLQHGQIPAQRYSEVLNPHIPWQKLPFMVPQSMQTWPVQQGGIRAAGLSSFGFGGTNAHVICAQAPAPKPDTQAEVTPPSFYLLPLAAKSKAALQHLAGHYSERLSSLTPQAFDDFCAQNAEQVPLKGVHKTFSGVSRETLISQLNTSIIAEPSSVNAAPEVVFLFTGQGSQYPLMAHSLYQHHEVFRSQLDDIDSLVGERFGARLLDVLFDEKYSELLAQTRWTQVSLFAVEYSVAKLLMHYGVKPSQLLSHSVGEYAAACIAGVFSLRDGVELIAARGQLMHALPIKGSMIAARCDEITARNCLSEYQGQVVISAFHGEAGVVFSGADEAITALSDVLAVQQIKVKALHTANAFHSPLMTPMLDAFREVAEQVRFQQPRLPFVSSMTGHVESARIAKAEYWVEQIMAPVRFVDCVTALESLEHGFAIELGPKPILSGLLQENSNNKALNYAHVLHPKGDDSMKFAECLGTYLDLGGALEWQQVYGNRPSARVSLPQYPFDCSSYWIFGTEQSQLEAQTVAEASDRDAQIRSFVINTLAGLLSMPADAIQTNLPLLEMGVDSLMIMQAVRVYEREFGLEFSVRQFYQELSDVDKLVAYIQRHSNYLKAPQGPQQAGSLPSPVSGTTDTPKGSVVGADNQTLVAIYQAQLQAASTVTNAEARAALEAVVGQQLRHIQGVKVENSAVTSTATLVSKPHPSRAQSVLPGAQQKQVQRANSSPAIRQHLAALSDAYIAKTHSSKALVSEYRARLADCRASAGFRLSSKELLYPVFSKRCEGAYIWDIDDNRYIDITMDFGTNLFGHNPDFIKKALAQQLEAGMQLGLASPDAPEVAALICELTGLERASFCNSGTEAVMTALRLARTVTKRDKIVQFSGAYHGHYDGTLATESPEQGVEAMCAGVRYGAIADNLVLPYGDDESLEVITREAQHIAAVIVEPVQSRHPENQPWAFLRKLRMLTEAHGIALIFDEMITGFRAHPGGVQGLIGVKADMATYGKIVGGGMPIGVVAGAATYLDAIDGGNWQYGDDSYPLTDTTFFAGTFCKHPMTMASAKAVLQAIQSQGPALQQGINDKTAAFKAHLNAFFETHDVPIRIEAFASLFRFRFSQNLDVFFYEMLERGVFIWEGRNCFFSAAHTDEDIAAVINAVEASVLSLKRAGYFGEASQSDDAAFPLSHSQQQLLAMALTSSDGASAYQLQAILKLSGKLDLARLQQAITAVCRDFPILRFSVDSDRLMQYCRVEKAELHVEPWNEEDQVTLQRRLSALRYQPFDFVKDALCRVTLLSDGKAQHYLSVVAHHVICDGLSLQMVLAAIAERYNQDAKQNEVASRAVSFSHYVDSLQAYSHSPEAAKNQAFWHRCLASSTPLELPKSTTVSVASYQVNQLTLPISSSAIRNTESLAQSLRCGQFATMLALYCLWLHKLSGQTVISVGVPVSDRQRLASQFEPELLDQALLGYCTNILPIVVDIAGLSAIGELVQRVQNTLLDAFDHQTHPYASLADDQLILPSTMFNLDKVTTLPSFNGLEVEVQPSVAKFGQFELTTNMTCVAGQWSLLVEYHTAQFDTELMTQYVAKFVHLLSQVQGNTPMGAQNELIQSSDDIHRLVELPLEQEKSVKVATSFIETWQHNVSCRSKRTALVTDDVSLSYEALDARVNQLAHYLMKQQVTPNSIVAVALPRRAELLIALMAVMKAGAAFLPLDLTFPDERIAHILHDAKVSVVLCDASSAESALFNHGRFKRVCMDSDAEDIANSAVRSPSLLIQAQQRAYVIYTSGSTGLPKGVEVNHGAFVNLLASMSREPGLVADDRLLAITTVAFDIALLELFGPLLVGASVVLASDESISDPAVLGALIEQQQITVMQATPTLWQLVLNAAPACTSGIKVWSGGEPLPQALAAQLFSHSKAVYNLYGPTETTIWSAVAHIDNAAEITIGKAIQNTSLFVLPTECHGEGLPLPDGVWGELYIGGSGVAMGYLHQAELTKQRFINHQFTASISRRLYKTGDKARRLADGRFEVKGRLDNQIKLHGHRIELGDISHHLGRILNTSEVDVCVQTLETGPCLCGYMIDDGELSTEWSSPRLRQALGEWLPSYMVPEHFVWLSQWPMTPNGKRDRKALPMPAAEQVSEICTLAPRTETEKQLHQHYIALLPVEQLGVTARFVDSGGNSVIGMQLVSRLNRAFNIKLTIGDIFEHACIAELAECIEALKQAHDAISVETQTPNVEKVSDIVSDRDLSAALSDKSMTEMDL